One genomic region from Pan troglodytes isolate AG18354 chromosome 14, NHGRI_mPanTro3-v2.0_pri, whole genome shotgun sequence encodes:
- the LOC750247 gene encoding ribosome biogenesis protein SLX9 homolog, protein MKLRRKQWLQKIEAIKLAEQKHREERRRRATVVVGDLHPLRDALPELLGLEAGSRRQACSRESNKPRPSELSRMSAAQRQQLLEEGKTRFQELLSSPAYRASPLVAIGQTLARQMQLEDGGQL, encoded by the coding sequence ATGAAGCTGAGGCGTAAGCAATGGTTGCAGAAAATCGAAGCCATAAAACTGGCTGAGCAGAAGCACAGGGAGGAGCGGAGGCGGAGGGCCACGGTGGTGGTGGGGGACCTGCACCCGCTCAGGGATGCCCTGCCCGAGCTGCTGGGGCTCGAGGCTGGCAGCCGGCGCCAAGCCTGCAGCAGGGAGAGCAACAAGCCCCGGCCCTCAGAGCTCAGCCGGATGAGCGCAGCCCAGAGACAGCAGCTTCTCGAGGAAGGAAAGACCCGGTTTCAGGAGCTGCTGTCAAGTCCGGCCTACAGAGCCAGCCCCCTGGTGGCCATCGGGCAGACGCTGGCCCGGCAGATGCAGCTGGAAGATGGCGGCCAGCTCTGA
- the LOC107972238 gene encoding telomeric repeat-binding factor 1-like: MPADGRDADPTEEQVAETERNDEEQFECQERLKCQVQVGAPAEEEEEEEEEDAGLVAEAEAVAAGCMLDFLCLSLCRAFRDGRSKDFCRTRNSAEAIIHGLSSLTAYQLRMIYVCQFLTRIAAGKTLDAQFENDERITPLESALMIWGSIEKEHDKLQEEIQNLIKIQAIAVCMENDNFKEAEEVFERIFGDPNSYMPLKSKLLVIISQKDTFHSFFQHFSYNHMMEKIKSYVNYVLSEKSSTFLMKAAAKVVESKRTRTITSQDKPNGNYVDMETEANLDTRKRTHKNLFLSKLQHGTQQQDLNKKERRVGTPQSTKKKKESRRATESRIPVSKRQPVTPEKHRARKRQSWLWEEDRNLRSGVRKYGEGNWSKILLHYKFNNRTSVMLKDKWRTMKKLKLICSDSED, from the coding sequence atgccGGCGGATGGTAGGGATGCCGACCCTACTGAGGAGCAggtggcagaaacagagagaaacgATGAGGAGCAGTTCGAATGCCAGGAACGGCTCAAGTGCCAGGTGCAGGTGGGGGCCCccgcggaggaggaggaggaggaggaggaggaggacgcgGGCCTGGTGGCCGAGGCCGAGGCCGTGGCTGCCGGCTGCATGCTCGatttcctctgcctctctctttgccGAGCTTTCCGCGACGGCCGCTCCAAGGACTTCTGCAGGACCCGCAACAGCGCAGAGGCTATTATTCACGGACTATCCAGTCTAACAGCTTACCAGTTGAGAATGATATACGTATGTCAGTTTTTGACAAGAATTGCAGCAGGAAAAACCCTTGATGCACAGTTTGAAAATGATGAACGAATTACACCCTTGGAATCAGCCCTGATGATTTGGGGTTCGATTGAAAAGGAACATGACAAACTTCaagaagaaatacagaatttaattaaaattcaggCTATAGCTGTTTGTATGGAAAATGACAACtttaaagaagcagaagaagTCTTTGAAAGAATATTTGGTGATCCAAATTCTTACATGCCTCTCAAAAGCAAATTGCTTGTGATAATCTCTCAGAAAGatacatttcattccttttttcaaCACTTCAGCTACAACCACATGATGGAGAAAATTAAGAGTTATGTGAATTATGTGCTAAGTGAAAAATCATCAACCTTTCTAATGAAGGCAGCAGCAAAAGTAGTAGAAAGTAAAAGAACAAGAACAATAACTTCTCAAGATAAACCTAATGGTAATTATGTTGACATGGAAACTGAAGCTAATTTGGATACAAGAAAAAGGACTCACAAGAATCTTTTCTTATCTAAGCTGCAACATGGAACCCAGCAACAAGACcttaataagaaagaaagaagagtagGAACTCCtcaaagtacaaaaaagaaaaaagaaagcagaagagccACTGAAAGCAGAATACCTGTTTCAAAGAGGCAACCGGTAACTCCTGAAAAACATCGAGCTAGAAAAAGACAGTCATGGCTTTGGGAAGAAGACAGGAATTTGAGATCTGGCGTGAGGAAATATGGAGAGGGAAACTGGTCTAAAATACTACTGCATTATAAATTCAACAACCGGACAAGTGTCATGTTAAAAGATAAATGGAGGACCATGAAGAAACTAAAACTGATTTGCTCAGACAGCGAAGACTGA
- the LOC750274 gene encoding LOW QUALITY PROTEIN: protein fem-1 homolog A-like (The sequence of the model RefSeq protein was modified relative to this genomic sequence to represent the inferred CDS: inserted 2 bases in 2 codons; substituted 1 base at 1 genomic stop codon), protein MAARETVKARTKDLRTAVYNAARDGKLQLLQKLLSGQSREELDELTGXVAGWGTPLLIAACYGHLDVVEYLVDPCGASVEAGGSVHFHGDAMEGAPPLWXADHLDVVRSLLRRGASVNSTTRTNSTPLRAACFEGLLEVVRYLVGEHQANLEVANRHGHTCLXISCYKGHREIARYLLEQGAQVNWRSTKGNTALHNCAETSSLEILQLLLGCKASMERDSYGMTPLLPASVTGHTNIVEYLIQEQPGQEQVTGVEVQPGLPQEGSSTSQGCTQPQGAPCCIFSPEVLNGESYQSCCPTSWEAAVEALKLLGSTYVDKKRDLLGALKHWRRAMELRHQRGEYLPKLEPPQLVLAYDYSREVNTTEELEALITDPDEMRMQALLIRERILSPSNPDTSYCICYRGAVYADLGNIECYIRLWKYALDMQQSNLEPLSPMTASSFLSFAELFSYVLQDRAAKGSLGTQIGFADLMGVLTKGVREVEWALQLLREPRDSGQFNKALLIILHLLYLLEKVECTPSQEHLKHQTIYRLLKCAPRGKNGFTPLHMAVDKDTTNVGRYFVGRFPTLHVVKVLFDCGADRDSRDFDNTPLHIAAQNNCPAIVNALIEAGAHMDATNAFKKTAYELLEEELLEEKLLAGGTMQPFNYVTLQCLAAQALGKNKIPYKGFIPEDLEAFIELH, encoded by the exons ATGGCGGCGAGGGAGACGGTGAAG GCCCGAACCAAAGACCTCCGCACCGCCGTGTACAACGCCGCCCGTGACGGCAAGCTGCAGCTGCTCCAGAAGCTGCTCAGCGGCCAGAGCCGGGAGGAACTGGACGAGCTGACTGGCTAGGTGGCTGGCTGGGGGACGCCGCTGCTCATTGCCGCCTGCTACGGCCACCTGGACGTGGTGGAGTACCTGGTGGACCCGTGCGGCGCGAGCGTGGAGGCCGGTGGCTCGGTGCACTTCCATGGCGATGCCATGGAGGGTGCGCCGCCGCTGT GCGCGGACCACCTGGACGTGGTGCGGAGCCTGCTGCGCCGCGGGGCCTCGGTGAACAGCACCACGCGCACCAACTCCACGCCCCTCCGCGCCGCCTGCTTCGAGGGCCTCCTGGAGGTGGTGCGCTACCTGGTCGGCGAGCACCAGGCCAACCTGGAGGTGGCCAACCGGCACGGCCACACGTGCC ATATCTCGTGCTACAAGGGCCACCGTGAGATCGCCCGCTACCTGCTGGAGCAGGGCGCCCAGGTGAACTGGCGCAGCACCAAGGGCAACACGGCCCTGCACAACTGTGCGGAGACCAGCAGCCTGGAGatcctgcagctgctgctggggtGCAAGGCCAGCATGGAACGTGATAGCTACGGCATGACCCCGTTGCTCCCGGCCAGCGTGACGGGCCACACCAACATCGTGGAGTACCTCATCCAAGAGCAGCCCGGCCAGGAGCAGGTCACAGGGGTAGAGGTTCAGCCTGGGCTGCCCCAAGAAGGCTCCTCCACCAGCCAGGGGTGTACGCAGCCTCAGGGGGCTCCGTGCTGCATCTTCTCCCCTGAGGTACTGAACGGGGAATCTTACCAAAGCTGCTGTCCCACCAGCTGGGAAGCTGCCGTGGAAGCCTTGAAATTGCTGGGATCTACATATGTGGATAAGAAACGAGATCTGCTTGGTGCCCTTAAACACTGGAGGCGGGCCATGGAGCTGCGTCACCAGAGGGGTGAGTACTTGCCCAAACTGGAGCCCCCACAGCTGGTCCTGGCCTATGACTATTCCAGGGAGGTCAACACCACCGAGGAGCTGGAGGCGCTGATCACCGACCCCGATGAGATGCGTATGCAGGCCCTGTTGATCCGGGAGCGCATCCTCAGTCCCTCGAACCCCGACACTTCCTATTGTATCTGTTACAGGGGCGCCGTGTACGCCGACTTGGGCAATATCGAGTGCTACATCCGCTTGTGGAAGTACGCCCTGGACATGCAACAGAGCAACCTGGAGCCTCTGAGCCCCATGACCGCCAGCAGCTTCCTCTCCTTCGCCGAACTCTTCTCCTACGTGCTGCAGGACCGGGCTGCCAAAGGCAGCCTGGGCACCCAGATCGGCTTTGCAGACCTCATGGGGGTCCTCACCAAAGGGGTCCGGGAAGTGGAATGGGCCCTGCAGCTGCTCAGGGAGCCTAGAGACTCGGGCCAGTTCAACAAGGCGCTGCTCATCATCCTCCACCTGCTCTACCTGCTGGAGAAAGTGGAGTGCACCCCCAGCCAGGAGCACCTGAAGCACCAGACCATCTACCGCCTGCTCAAGTGCGCACCCAGGGGCAAGAACGGCTTCACCCCTCTGCACATGGCTGTGGACAAGGACACCACAAACGTGGGCCGCTACTTTGTGGGCAGATTCCCCACCTTGCACGTGGTCAAAGTGCTGTTCGACTGCGGGGCCGACCGGGACAGCAGGGATTTTGACAACACCCCGCTACACATAGCAGCCCAGAACAACTGCCCGGCTATCGTGAATGCCCTGATTGAAGCAGGGGCCCACATGGATGCCACCAACGCCTTCAAGAAGACGGCCTACGAGCTGCTGGAAGAGGAGCTGCTGGAAGAGAAGCTGCTGGCCGGGGGTACCATGCAGCCCTTCAACTACGTGACCCTGCAGTGCCTTGCAGCCCAGGCCCTGGGTAAGAACAAGATCCCTTACAAGGGCTTCATCCCGGAAGATCTGGAGGCATTCATCGAACTGCACTGA